A segment of the Sander lucioperca isolate FBNREF2018 chromosome 7, SLUC_FBN_1.2, whole genome shotgun sequence genome:
CCCTGGCGAATCATCTGGAGACAACCAAAATAACCCATGCAAATCTAAAAACACAGACATGAACCCTGTTCAGAAGAGGCTGTCCCTGTGACGAGAGTAGCAGTATTCAAGGAATGCTCATGACCCCTTCTTCTCCTTTAACATACACACCCATATGACAGGATGATTCATATGACAGGCCATATTCACAATGAGATTACTCTTGACCTGTGTATTCACAGGTATGATGCATATTCTCAACGACACTGTGCCCTTTTCATCTTTATTCATCAGCCTGTCCTGTCTTTGGCTGTCTACTCCACACTTTAAAGCTTTTACATAATATCAaatgattattatatattgtgtTAGCCACTGGCAAAGCTCCCTGTAATCCATATGACCATTTTTTCTTCTAAAATGTCTCTTTTGAATTTGAGGTGATTTTACtgttaaagtaaaaataaaatggtgTGCAACTGGATGGTTATTGGGGTCAAGGGTTGTGCGACCCCTCACGTCCAGGGTTGTTGTCTGTCTGACAGGGTAGGTAAAGTGTAATTAATGAGTGGCAGTTAGAAATAAGTGGTGATATGTGGCAGGAATGCAACACAATGGCATTGGTCAGAGCTCAAGTGTCTGAGTGGGTTGTGGAGGAAATCTAAATGTCTCACTTACTGTTTTAGACCAGTGCTTTTCTACTCTAAATATGATGCCAACCAACTGCTTTAACTATGGGTGCTTATTGAGGGAGGCAGAGATAAAAAGTAAATGCGGATTGAGGGTAAACCTGTGTAGCCTATAGTTTGAGGCTGATAAAAATGGTCCTATATGTAGATGATTGTTTACTTATGGTGAAAATAAGCATGATGCCAGACTGtcacaatcacaatcatcatcatcatcatcatcataatcaaAACATCCCCTTTATATGCCAACAAGTCTTCCAGAGATGGTTTTGCTATTGCTCCTTTTGAAGTCTGATTTTAGAAACCAGCGTGGGCGGGGTCTAGGAGAAGACAAGAAGGGGAGGGCGGTGCTTACCTCTTCATATTCCCAAATGTCAATGAACTCTCCACAGCAAGTTGAAGTGGGCTGGAAATATTTAAGGATAATCACTGCAGAGCGCTCAGATACCACATTTGTCCACCATGACAGACAGGAATAAGCTCACGTTCAAGTCTGTTGAGTTTCTTAATATCTGTAACCGTTTGTAAGGAGGGTTATTTTATATCGGAAAGGAACATGTAGAATTATTAACAGCTGGATATCTGGATCAAACTGTTGAGGGCGCGTTCTTGCTCTTGCGGAATATACGACAGGTGACTTTATGTAGAAGTACAACAACTCTTCCAGGATGAGACTGTGGACTTTACTTGTCATTATCCCGGTGTGCGCATCCTCTCCTCTGTCAGCCGGTGAGTTTGAACTTATGTGTCTAAGACTTTTACGCACCCACTTCATGAAGATGTGAATTATTAAAACGAGCATTGCGCTCCTGGGAAGCGTTGTGTCCACGTGCCTCACAGCATCATAAGTGCACACATTCTAAGAAAGGGTGTTAGGGAAGCGGGAACCGAACTCGCAACCTTCTTAGTACCCTAATGTCCTGCCATGCCCGACGTAGCCTACAACTGCCGTTCTTCTCTCACCTTCTCTCAAATTATACTAAAGTTAACGCACCTTTTTCCTACCAGAAACGTCTAAATCCAAAGGTCCAGCTGTGGAGAGCCGCTGCTCCGGCCGAGCCTGCAATCCGCTAATGGGCAACTTGGCCCAGGGCAGAGTGCTGAGAACGCAGTCTGTCTGCGGCTCCAACTCCTCGGAGCCCTACTGTGTCTACAAAGAGACCGCTCCCCCCCGTAGCAGGGAGTCCTGCTCGGCCGCAAAATGCAGCAAGTGCAACTCTGCTATCCCCAGCCAAGCGCACCCCCCCTCTGCCATGAGCGACTCTTCTTTCCGCAACCCTGACACTTGGTGGCAGTCGGCAGAGGGGGTGAAGGAGGAGACGCTCCAACTCGACCTGGAGACGGAGTTCCTCCTCACTCATCTCATCCTGGTGTTCCGCTCACCCCGCCCCGCTGCAATGGTGCTGGAGCGCTCGCAAGATTATGGGCACACATGGAGGGCCAGCAGGTATTTTGCCAGGGACTGTGAGGAGGTGTTTGGCCTGTCAGAGGGGTCGCCAATCGGGGTGAGTGGAGCAACTTGCACCTCCAAGTATTCAGGAGCTTTCCCTTGCACGAGAGGAGAGGTGAGTACAGTGGCTGGTCTAGAAACATTTACATGAGGTGGAAAGTGGTTTAGACAGTGTGGCATGAGAGGGGTGTGTGGGGGCCGAAATAAAAATGCATACTACTTCTGCAGATAAATTAACATAAGGTAGCTTATaagtaaaaacatgttttattgagTGAAAGGATATATCACCTTACTGGAAACATACCATGATGTGAGCATTATCAATTATGGATTTTCTATCCATTTGTTTTGCCTGTTTCAGTGCTTTTGACAGTGTAAGGACATAGAGGTGCCCAAAAGCTCGTCAAAGCTATAAACAAGAACACTGACAGCTATTAGTAGTCATTTAGTAGTTTCTAATTACAATTCGCTAAATCCTTCATTTAAACAACAGGATTTAGAAAACTGATTACGCATGATCTTATTCTATTATCTATTGTAGCTCAGAGAAAAGGTTTCAATATTGGATTGTGATTTTATTTCTGAGATCTGAGAGTGACAACATTAAATCTCGCTGCCAGACATCCCCCCAGCACTTCACAGCAATAACACTCACCATCTCCTCTGATCTTGTTGTCCATTTATTGGCACCAGGATGCACTATAAGCTGATATCACACAACCCACTGAACAAACAGTTGCTTTGTAAACTGACCTCCTCTGAAGGGCTGCGGGAGACCTTTTTTGTTAGGCCAGCCTTCTAAGCCGCAAACTGCTTACCCGGCTAGAATATCAATGTTCACTTTTACCTATGATGTTCTCCCAAAGCATTTTTTTGGAGCTGCTGTGTCATCACAGGGAGGTCTGAGCCAGAAAACCAGCTTTGGTTAATTCATGAGCAGACCGTTAATTCACACAGAGGTGTAGAAGAAAGACTCTCACTGGATAGTAAAGATTTGTTTTGCTCCAAAGAGCCTCAGACCACGTTGGGAGGTTCTGGTTGAACATCTGAATAAATATATGGCTTTGACTGATCTCATAATTGCAGTGTATTTGCAACAAGTATGTGTCTTGCTACAGTATGTCAGCTCTCTTGTGTAAGCCCCTCGCCCTTTATAATTAGTGTCTCTGTTGCTCAACATGCAAAGACGTCCCCAAAATGTTGTGTGAAGTTTCCGTAATAAAGTAACAATTTAGACATCATATACTTAGTTTAAAATCTCTGCTTGCAGTAATGAGCTGACGTATAAATATGGTCATTACAAGTGAAGTTTTTCTTATTGCAGAATCAGAATTAGCTAATTTGTCAAGTGCCATAATCATACAGTAAAACCTGTAGTTGACATGTGTACTGTATCACTAACCACATGATGTCATAGTGCAAAATATAGTCATTATGACACAGCATGAATTCTCTCAAGTGTACAATACAAACGGACCATACAAGTATGGATGATAATTGTATAAAATAAGTATGAAAAAGGGACATTTTGGAGTGTTTTCACCCTATACTGACACACAGAACTGATGAGAATAAATGAGAATTagattgaaaaataaaagtgtgtATTGAAGATAACGTTTGTCCATATTAATGTTTATCTTTGGGTCTGGAACTTATCCACTCATGCTTCCTGCTTTCAGTTTTAAAAAATCCTACCACAATCATATTGTGTGTCTGACAGTTTTCATTCCTGATGTTGCGATGAAGAGTAATGACTGTATATTTTCATATACAGACAGAGTATCTGAAAGATCAACATTCAATTAAACTTAACGAGGGAGAACAAGAACCATTTTGTCCATGTTTACATTGGAGCTAGTCTGATTTTCCTAGAATAGCAGCTATTTGAGGAGCGTGAAAGATGAACCAGATTGATGCCTGGTTTTTATTTGGCAGACcaagaaaaaagagaaactgacaTAATGTTTTTGTCATGGTCTGTCAGTGTCTCTAAGGTCAGTTTCTTCACTTATTAGAGAGGCTTTAACAAATGGAATAACACAGattttaagacattttctcCTCTACTTCAATGCCCAGGTGATCTATCAAGCTTTGTCGCCCTGGCACTCAGTGGATCCGTATGGACCAGCTGCCCAGGACAAGCTCATGATCACCAACCTCAGAGTCCGTCTGCTGCAGCGCCAGCAGTGTCCCTGCCAGGCCAAACATTCTGGTGCCGCTGTCCTTCCCACAGACCACTATGCCATCTATGATTTTATTGTCAAAGGCAGTTGCCTTTGCAATGGTCATGCTGACAACTGTGTACCAACCGGGGGCTACCAATCCAGCCAACAGAAGACCGACAACATGGTGAGCGATTTTAAGCTGGATTTTGTGAACATACAGCTTGCAGGTACACGATACTCCACCAAGGAAATGCTCTTACTCTTGGTCTTTTGTTGTGAAAATTAACTAAGATGTTGTGTCATGCTGATGGCTTCATTTTGTCTcagtttgtatttgtttatttggtgAGATTGGGAGTAAagggtttggtttggtttagtTCCCACCACTCCCTTGTTACTCAGCTGTGCGCTGGTATGTGCCACTGAAGTGAAGACTGGATATTAGGCCACAGCTTTACCTACCATTACAGGGATTTAAGGATGTGGAAACTTAAATTATGGTATTCAGCCTTATGCTTTAACAACCCATAGTCTCTGTTGTGTTATTCTTTTTACTATAAGAGTGTGTAACCACTGTGGTTGTACATGTAGATGTTGATATGTTGCAATACTTAAGAAGTATTACGCACATCACATGTACCGTAGGTGCAAGGCTGCTGGAAATCAGGCTCAATGAAAAAAGTAACACCTGCACACTGACTACAGACCACAAACTTATTTAAATGGATAATGTTTCGATTTCATTCAGATCTTTGTCAGggcaaaatgttttaaaatggtCTCCACATATATACATCAATAGGCTGATGACAGGATCTATGATGACAGGCGTGGTTAACCATCCAACCTGCCCAGGGTAATACACATCTTAAAACAATTAACAGTTTAAGAAGACTACAATGAAAACTCTTCAAATACACATTAATCCAACAGACTGGTAGTACACtatacaatataatacaatactCAGTATGCTGCAGTACTACTTGCTCACTTTCCTTTAAGCAATGTTCCTGAAGCACTTGTAAAAAACATACAGTCAACAATTAAAAGATGCCTGCAGATACAATACAATTTACAAGTTTCTTTCCGTGGTGTTTGCCTGGCAGGTCCATGGCAAGTGTGTCTGCAGACATAACACAGCAGGTGACCACTGTGAGCGCTGTGCACCTCTCTACAATGATCAACCCTGGCAGGCTGCCAATGGCATCATAGGAACACCGCATGAGTGCCAGAGTGAGTGATGGGGCAAGAGAGTCAAATGCAGAGTAGGACACACAGCATGTAGACGTATCTTGAAAATTAATTTAGTCTCATAAATCACATGTAACCTTTTAGACACTCGCGCATGATGAATAACTAATAATGTCAGCTACCGTTAGAGTTATCACTGCTATCACTAGGGCTTGGAGAGTTCAGCCGAGCAAAGAAAAACGTCTCGTTGTGTTTGATTTTACATGTCCATCTAAACCTAGAGTGCAAGTGTAATGGTCACGCCAAGAGCTGTCACTTTAGTCGTGAATGGTGGCTGGCGACAGGACGGCAGAGTGGTGGGGTGTGTGACAACTGCCGCCACAACACAGAGGGCCGTCACTGCCAGAACTGTAAGAAAGGCTTCTTCAGAGACCCCAGCCAACCAAAAACTGCCCCTGACTCCTGCAAAGGTAAGGCCcttcaagttttttttctcaaaccaTAACTCTGTTTGGATGAATGCCAGCAGAGAATTCCAATTAAGGGGGGAGCCTTTGATATTTTGAGGGCAGTAATGGAGATTAGATTTTTCTTTTGACCCTTTTGAGATTAAAGCAGATTGATCTCTTTGATAAGGGCATTTTCCCCCAGCACCACTCTGAGTCACTGCATTCCCAGTGATGAGATAGTAAGATGACTCTAGTCCGCTCCTTAGCAGGAATGACGGAGACGACCGCACTGTTTTGGAATGTgactgtaattgcaaacaatgAAGGAATTTCCCATGGACCATGCAAGCACATTTTTCTCATTCTTGCCCTTTCCCTTCTGCCAGGCATGCTGAAGCCTTTTTTTAAGAACAAACATGCCATTTTTGGAAACAGACGAAGCAAGTATGTAACAAAAATCAATCTGTCATCACAAAGGACCATTAGGCGGCAGGTCTCACAGCGTAGAGAGGGTGTGATTAActgtttgttgttgctgcagctgctcAACGCATGTTGAGTAAATACTCCCCGTTGCTTGCTACAGGACGATGATAAAATACAGTTAACTTTTATATTGCCACAGGAATTCCCTGTGTACACTCTAAATGGGTTTGTTTGTGCTTCTATAAGTGTGTTTGTCCTTTGCATACATGCAGGCTTATAATGTATACTTAGTGCTTCTAGGTCTGTGCCAGAAAAGGAGACACGTAGTTTGACCtacaaacagaaatgttaaCATACAGTCCTCTTGTTCTGTCACCCCTCTCCTCTGCAGCCTGTTCGTGCCACCCTGTAGGCTCCGTCCTCTCAGGAGGTAGCACTCTCTGTAACCCTAGCAGTGGGGAGTGCACTTGTAAGCCCGGTGTCGGAGGCCCCAGCTGTGACAGCTGCATGCTGGGATACTGGGGGCTTCATGAATACGGCTGCCATCCATGTGACTGCACAGGGGACTGTGACCCCTACACCGGTGACTGCATTTCTGGGTGAGAGCCAAGACTTAATACAATATCCATATGTATTTGTACTTGGATTAAGTGATGTGTGGTGTAGAGGTGAAGTGCATTCTGGATGATTAACACTGAGTGGAGCCCTGCCTCTGACTGGTTTTACTTCTGCGGCACAGCTCAGATGTTGAGGTCTTCTATACAGCCACCGGCCACACGGGACACAGCAGCAATAATAGTGAGACGGCACTCTTTAGGGTAGAGGAGCTTTTCTCTGCACTGCACCACTCTGGTGAGTCACAGGTCATATCATATGTAATATACTGCACACTCAGCCCATACAGATAAAATGCAGGTGTTTTGATCTTGAAATCTATACATCATGATGAAGTGATTTACAGGAATCTTTTTAataatgtttcatttttttccagtgAAATGTGAGTGTGTAGAAGTAACCCTTGGCAGCCCTAAACTCTTCTGTGCTGCGGAGTATGACTATGGTAAGTGCTATTTGACAGAGGGAATTCATTCAATATTGTGTAAGCCAATCATGGCAGTGAAGGAGGGTGAGACTATTCAACAACATAATGGACTCTGTCACTCTAAAACCCATCAGATCTGTCTCTAATACAATTCCAAATGTTAGATGTTCCACTCCCAttgagttttcttgtaaacaaacacattttctctttACATTCATTGTAACTCACCAAAGCCCATTATGTGTCATATTGAATGCAttttctcactcataaaacctTTGCAAAGCCAatttttagaaaatgttgaaacatgtattgtttacatccatgtttactTGCTAGAGGTCTTCTTCTTACCTGTCTTTGCTGACACATTGCTGCGTTTCATGGTACGTAACCGCCACTTGTAAATCAGTGGAATAGTTTGAAACCATTGGCAGGAATATGTATCTAACCACCCTCATGCACATGCACCaggacaaacaaaacaagacccattcacaaaaacattgcTCCACAGCGCTACTAGTGGTCGCAAACTCCATAGGCTACCTTTTAAAGAAAGTTAGCATTGCACCTCAAGGtcaaaattgatgcagcagagGCCAAGATATCTGACTTTTAGTCCACAGCCTGGATCACCGATTCCCATGTTGCAACGCGATAGGATCTTTTCATTAGATTCTCCCTTACCCACAGGGCCCACCTCTTTCAAATGCAATGCCCCCAGTGTGTAATTTATATAAAAATTAGCAGTCTCCACAGCCCAGgctgaggaaaaaaaatcctgatGACATCAGTTTGGTTATTTCCCTAGACTTGAAGAGCTACTCCAGggccacagaagacattatacaactgttttcagGGGCTCATAGTTCTCCTCATGACAAGTGAACTGATTTGGTAgtgtaaaattggtggagttcccctttaaccTTTGAAATGTGTCTATGCTgcaaaagaataaaaatctgagaagtggaaattgtattttgtagtTGGTAGACTGctaattttttgtttgtgttgccttGGCAGTGCTGGTGGTGAAGGTAATGTCAGCTCACGATAAAGGCTCCCATGCAGAGGTAGAGGTTAAAGTCAAGAAGGTCTTGTACCAGAAGCCTCAGATGAAGATCCAGAGGGGAAGCGTCACCCTTTACCCAGAGTCTTGGACCACCCAGGGCTGTACCTGTCCTATCCTCAACCCAGGTCAGCTGCAGCCACTTCCAGAATAAAAAACTGTATTGCTCACAATGCAAAAGCTTAATAATTAGTCGACTCTTAAGTGAACAATCTGCCAGCTTTGTGCTGAATAGAGGATCTTTGTCGCTGCTCATGAAGGCTTTGAGTGGGTGCCAATGTCCTAATATTAGTCATTTAAATTGGACATTTACAGCTTAAAGATTAGAGCCACCTCGCTGTTATGAGACTATTCAGATCTAACACTCTTACAATAATCATTTCTGGCAACATTCATCCAAGCCATCCTTAGCAGCACAGTATTTAACTAGTTTATTATAGTTATATAATGATGTGGGCTCTTTGTTCATAAGGTGATTTTctcctgttttgtgtattttagtGACATTCTTAGTAGAGCTGAAATGTAGTAAAGCTTATGCTCTGTTCTCTTCTCCAGGATCTGAGTATGTAGTGGCTGGTCATGAGGACTGGAAGACCGGCCGACTGATGATCAACACCAAGAGCCTGGTTAAACCATGGAAGTCAACCCTGGGACGCAAAATCCTCCACATCCTCAGAAAAGACTGTGGCCGCTGGTAGGGCATTACCAAGAACTGCAGTGGACAGAGGGATGGAGAGGTATGATCTGTGACATACTGTACAGGAGTGTACGGAATAAACGAGGGACTGTTTGAATTAGGCATTGCTTGGACACTAAAATGAAAGCAAATCCCCATGCCTACTACAGGGATTTAATGTTTCTGGAGTCCACAGCCCCAAGAAACAGCTACTACACCACAGTGCTATGGTAGAAATAAGCACAAACCTCGCCCGACTACAGTCACTTAAGAGTCAAAGTAAACAAAGCAAGCCATAAAGACTTACATCTGAACAAAGACAAAGCTGATGTTGGAATTTCATTCCTGTCTTACTATATTATATTTTCCAGGTAATTTATAAAACAATGCATGTTAAATACTCAGTTACACTTTATTTCCTGGGTAAGTTGCTGTCAGACTTGATGAGCCATTCAAGTCCTACAGTATAAATGTTACTGAGAGCTGTTTACTCTCAAGTCTTGCAAAGGCACAGACTGAATTATCCTTGTCGTCTCGCAGATATTGCCGATAAATCATGAATGAAGTcagaatgtgtgtgagtgtggatGTGTGCATTTGCTTGATGTCCTTGGCAGGGAGTCTGGGACTGTGCAGGTCAGAACAAGTAACTCCTggatgaaaaaaacattaaaggaaTCAGGCGGCTTAATCTGAACAGCTCTGCTCAGCTCTGGCAAACTCGCCCGCCTGCTGTCTGACAAGAGCAAACACACTCTGCTCCACCCTCTCTGGTCTGGAGTATATGCAACCGGCTAAAACACTCAGGATTGAGTTTGTTCTCACAGCTGGTTCAGTTACAAGAGTTACTCATTGTCAGGTTACTTCAGTCAGACTTGATTCTGTGAGGATTTTCTGCTGTCCTCGTCTGACCTGCTTCTATATGAGGAGGATTCACGCATCTCCAAACCTGACCCTATGggagccagtgtgtgtgtgtgtgtgtgtgtgtgtaagaaagaGAGCACACTCTCTTAACATATGCTCCTCTTTTTGGCCTGTGATTCCTGCTGCcccaaaataaatatgtattaaaAGCCTGGGTATTCATTGACATCACAGTGTATCATATCCGGAGTCCACAGGACATTTTAGAGCCAGGCCCAGTTAAGAATAGGTCTGGTTTCTCTGTCTCCAAGGAGGACAAACTATGTGAGGATATATGATGTGTTCCTCAAACATGACATCACTGACATGTCCTTGTCCCAAAGACTTTACCAAAATAAGAGAAAGGGGCTGGAGATTTCCTTGTAAAGGACAAAGTGGTGCTTTGGTGTGCATGAATTTGTAATGCTATTTTTGTGTGTcctatatattcttttttttatctaaacTGCATAAACTACACATTAGTGTGCTCATTGTTAATACTTCTGGGAAAAGTCTGTTTCCTTCCATGACGACATTATACTGAAACACGAGACTAGGAATAGCCTGAAGTGTTTTACTGTAACGTCTTCACGAGTACAGGTGGCTGACTGATGTTTGTTTTAGTACCGTCCTCCTTTGGTTAAAAGAGAGAAATACACCTTTACATCATCAGATATTGGTAATATAATTAAGTATGCTGAACTCTTAGGCACGTATAAATATGCACACAGTAATCGATGCAAGATTTATAACAATTTATTTCTTATAAAACTACCTCAAATTAAAATAGAGCaaataaatatagaaatataaatatttcattGCAGTACTTTTTTCCTCACAAGGTCTTAACAACGCAATGAAGCAAAGCATTTTTAGGCCAAAACCTTTTTTGCATGTTAGTATTGCAGATATTTCTTTTGCATATTTCCTAAAAGCAGCACATCAAAATATGACTAAAATGACAACACTACATTTCTTCAAGATATGCCCTTTGTGTATTGGCTTGATCCTTTGGAAAATAAATACTAGTAAGCTCCTGCTATGACACAAGTTTTTTTGCTCTTGCTAGAATAATTACCTAAAGGTACTCAAAGCAGTGGGAATTTAGATCAGAGAAATATTGCATAATTGCTATCAGTGTGCAGAGGTTTGTTGTCTTTGAGCTGTCATGCTCCTCCTGGTTCGCCTTGAGTCTTGCCACATGCTTAGTAATCATCTCCCCGGCTTACTACCTCCTTGTAGGTTGGCCTGAGTAGGATGGTGTGCTCGTACTGGGCGGTGTAGCTGCCCTTGATGTCGCAGAGAGGTGGGTACGGGTCTATGATGCCAAGGTCACACAGATTCTTCAACGCCATCAGGTACTTGCTCTCGCCGAGGCGGTCCAGCCAGCGGCGGCAGAATGCCAAAGTGCCAAAGTTCTCATTGATCACATTCAGCAGATGTTTAGCCCTTGGAAGTCTGTAGCACAGTAACAACAGAGTCAATAGTGAGACAAACTTTAGATTGACTCTAGCTGTCAACAAACATTCAGGTACGACGCTCTCTTCACACTCTTCAATTTTTGGAATTATGGATTGAAAGACAGAAGATGAGCAAATCAACCTATAAATAATTTTCCTGAATCAataatttgcattttaataCAGGGATGGCATTAAAACAGCAGAACCTTATTGGTACGTGTCCAACATTGAAGTTTTTCATGTAATGTGAGCACTCCATGTCATCATGGACTGCACCTCTTCCTGTGCTGCCAAATGTTTCAATGGCGTAAGCTTCACCTTCCtgaaaggcaacaaaaaaagacaaaaacacttTCTTTGGTTGTTGATGTAAAATGTAGAATTGCTATTAAAAGTCTGTATCTATGCACCTTTATGCAGGGCTGAGTGGGTATGATGTTACTGAAAGGACAAAAACACTCCAGGGGGACTGAGAGTAAATTTAATAAAACCTCAAGATGACAGCAGCTGACATATTCATGTGAAGTCTATTAAGGACAGTAGTGTCCTTTGTGGAGCAGTGCCTCGTGCGAGTTGATTGGCGGGGTTTCATTGGCATTTTGTGTCTCTATCAGCGCGTGGCTGTTGTTGGAGTCCCTGTGGTATTAGCTGATAACACTGCGACACCCTCTCTCCCTGATAATCATTCAAAGTGCTAGCAGCCCTGTGGCACGCCCAGCTGCCATTCCAGCCGTGCACTCTCTGATCACAAAGAGGGTAATGGCCCTGTTACACCAACACACTTCAGCTAAAAATACAACACGCAAAGCTGCcatctcagccccccccccccccccacccccccaaccctCCTGGAACCATCAGGTAAAATGCTTGACTCAGCAACTTGCCAATTAAAATGCTCAGTTCTGTCCAAATACAGTTGTGTACTGCAGCTATGCGGGTATGAGACAGGTGTGGATCTAAGTGTAGTCTCTGGAAATGTAAGATAGGGCAAAGCCATGTTTCTCTTTGGCGAAGTACCAGCCTGTTAAAATGAACTCTGGATGCCCACAATTCAGTGCTCTTACAATGAAATGAGGGGCTAGAGTCTTAACACGTGTTGCTAGCCTCGATGATAGGCCTCGGCTGGTAATTCCATTAAAGGTGTAATTAAAGTGCTGACGAGGATGACTAAGAAGCTGTTAGAGCAATGAATTGGAACACCTCTCCACACCCCGTCGTAACCCTAACCAGCCACAAGTTCTTCCAATTACACTTAAGAATTAAAAAAGGTTTATTTATATGCAAGGTCAAGCAGCTAATAAAGGTTTCATTTCAGACCCTCCAGTAAAAAAAGGCTGTTGTTTGTTGTGCTCCAGAATCTAGTCACATACACATTTGGCTCAGATGAAAGTGAGTATTCACTGCTGTACAAACCTCCATCCTTGTGGCTTCTCCGCCTTTAACAATAGGGACTGTCTTCCCTGAGTGTATCCTGTACTGTCCAATAGAGTGGCCATTGAGATTCCTGATTGGCTTCACTATAAAGAGAACAccacacagaggttaaataaaTAGGAAGCAGCGCTGAGCATGTGTATGAAAGAAAACATGATAAACAACCTTATATTACCTTGATATGTTTTCCCATCTATCTCCACTTCGTAAGACTCCATGACCTCCTGAATGGTCTCACCAACATCGCACAGGCGCACATCAATTCCTGCAAACTGGGACAGAGAGGTGTCTATGCTC
Coding sequences within it:
- the LOC116038686 gene encoding netrin-4-like translates to MRLWTLLVIIPVCASSPLSAETSKSKGPAVESRCSGRACNPLMGNLAQGRVLRTQSVCGSNSSEPYCVYKETAPPRSRESCSAAKCSKCNSAIPSQAHPPSAMSDSSFRNPDTWWQSAEGVKEETLQLDLETEFLLTHLILVFRSPRPAAMVLERSQDYGHTWRASRYFARDCEEVFGLSEGSPIGVSGATCTSKYSGAFPCTRGEVIYQALSPWHSVDPYGPAAQDKLMITNLRVRLLQRQQCPCQAKHSGAAVLPTDHYAIYDFIVKGSCLCNGHADNCVPTGGYQSSQQKTDNMVHGKCVCRHNTAGDHCERCAPLYNDQPWQAANGIIGTPHECQKCKCNGHAKSCHFSREWWLATGRQSGGVCDNCRHNTEGRHCQNCKKGFFRDPSQPKTAPDSCKACSCHPVGSVLSGGSTLCNPSSGECTCKPGVGGPSCDSCMLGYWGLHEYGCHPCDCTGDCDPYTGDCISGSDVEVFYTATGHTGHSSNNSETALFRVEELFSALHHSVKCECVEVTLGSPKLFCAAEYDYVLVVKVMSAHDKGSHAEVEVKVKKVLYQKPQMKIQRGSVTLYPESWTTQGCTCPILNPGSEYVVAGHEDWKTGRLMINTKSLVKPWKSTLGRKILHILRKDCGRW